In the Lampris incognitus isolate fLamInc1 chromosome 11, fLamInc1.hap2, whole genome shotgun sequence genome, one interval contains:
- the mettl21cb gene encoding S-adenosylmethionine-dependent methyltransferase domain-containing protein, with protein sequence METSSTSGHHVQVAGRRKKKADDETQDRKPLVEKGTANEEMECKLMAGEALNRRKVWEPSVYYALGKESFFFSGHDICIRESLDTYGALIWPGAIALCQFLENNQQLVNLMDKAVLELGAGTGLLSIVASLLGAWVTATDLPEILSNLTFNLLRNTKSRCRYTPQVAALTWGHDLERDFPCASCRYDYVLAADVVYHHDYLEELLATMRHFCRPGSGTTLLWANKVRFESDLRFTERFKSSFNVTLLSELPQEEVRIYKATAKE encoded by the exons ATGGAGACTTCATCCACCTCCGGCCATCACGTCCAGGTCGCAGGTCGCAGGAAGAAGAAAGCGGATGATGAGACTCAGGACAGAAAACCACTGGTGGAAAAAGGAACGGCCAATGAAG AAATGGAGTGTAAATTGATGGCAGGAGAGGCGCTGAACAGAAGGAAGGTCTGGGAGCCGAGTGTTTACTATGCATTGGGAAAGGAGTCGTTCTTCTTTTCTGGTCATGACATCTGCATCCGAGAGTCTCTGGACACCTACGGAGCTCTCATCTGGCCTGGG GCTATAGCTTTGTGCCAGTTCTTGGAGAACAACCAGCAGCTGGTGAACCTCATGGACAAAGCTGTGCTAGAACTTGGAGCTGGAACTGGTTTGTTGTCCATTGTGGCCAGTCTGCTGG GTGCCTGGGTAACAGCCACTGACCTGCCagaaatcctgtccaacctgacCTTTAACCTCTTGCGAAACACCAAGAGCCGCTGTCGGTACACTCCTCAGGTGGCCGCCCTCACCTGGGGTCACGACCTGGAGCGAGACTTCCCCTGCGCTTCCTGCCGCTATGACTACGTGCTGGCGGCAGACGTGGTCTACCATCACGACTACCTCGAGGAGCTGCTGGCCACCATGCGTCACTTCTGCCGGCCGGGGAGCGGGACCACGCTGCTGTGGGCCAACAAGGTGCGTTTCGAGTCGGACCTGCGGTTCACGGAGCGCTTTAAGAGCAGTTTCAACGTCACGCTCCTTTCCGAGCTTCCACAGGAGGAGGTGAGGATCTACAAGGCCACGGCGAAGGAGTGA
- the si:ch211-160b11.4 gene encoding proteoglycan 4, which yields MPTVQNPDLWPEVQTQTELKVEPRIDVKPEPEVKVELKPENKIEPEVKVEPEPEVKVESVPEVKVEPKPENKIEPKYKVEPEPEVKVEPEVKVEPEPEVKVESEPEVKVATETEAKVEIEPKVKVEPKPENKIEPEVKGEPKVKAEPETEVKVEPEVKVEPEPEAKVEPEVNMEAHQDIEISPEFPSEEKNLVTGGESTAEEEPIMELEPLEELSDDELFAQEEALKTEFLGQSQEETLMNLEPRSSEKEPMDGTESIMAEDVIMELEPEVKEMTFADDPTASDIRVMEDRPELDAMVEQNIIAEENYFPGGEPFMVSELEQDSYTMGKMDSINDIAGMEGEPFLGGGAQLIEEPIRKTGTVVEEQERHMAAEKELSPKKENKATRWNYCPGVILEGKCYQFFRGPKKAQDAEFFCQGNFPNGHLASITSRNIHRQVMNMMLQQNGAYTRTWVGGLRYLQTSRFIWLDGAHWSYADWLAGEPNNTAGVEDCVELLAVGNGKFNDMPCWDLRAFICSYSG from the exons ATGCCGACCGTTCAGAATCCAGATTTATGGCCAGAAGTACAAACACAGACAGAGCTTAAGGTGGAACCAAGGATTGATGTAAAACCAGAACCAGAAGTTAAGGTAGAACTCAAACCAGAAAACAAGATAGAACCAGAAGTTAAGGTGGAACCAGAACCAGAGGTTAAGGTGGAATCAGTACCAGAAGTTAAGGTGGAACCGAAACCAGAAAACAAGATAGAACCAAAGTATAAGGTGGAACCAGAACCAGAAGTTAAGGTCGAACCAGAGGTTAAGGTGGAACCTGAACCAGAGGTTAAGGTGGAATCAGAACCAGAAGTTAAGGTGGCAACAGAAACAGAGGCTAAGGTGGAAATAGAACCAAAAGTTAAGGTGGAACCAAAGCCAGAAAACAAGATCGAACCAGAGGTCAAGGGGGAACCAAAAGTTAAGGCGGAACCAGAAACAGAAGTTAAGGTAGAACCAGAGGTTAAGGTGGAACCAGAACCAGAGGCTAAGGTGGAACCAGAGGTCAACATGGAGGCACACCAGGATATAGAGATCAGCCCAGAATTTCCATCGGAGGAAAAGAATCTTGTGACAGGGGGGGAATCCACTGCGGAAGAAGAGCCAATCATGGAGCTAGAGCCCCTGGAGGAATTGAGTGACGATGAACTCTTCGCGCAGGAAGAGGCTTTAAAGACCGAATTTCTAGGTCAGTCACAGGAGGAGACACTGATGAACCTGGAACCAAGGTCTAGCGAGAAGGAGCCCATGGACGGGACCGAGTCCATCATGGCTGAAGATGTGATCATGGAACTGGAGCCTGAGGTGAAGGAGATGACCTTTGCAGATGACCCCACTGCGTCAGATATTCGTGTGATGGAGGATAGGCCGGAGCTGGATGCCATGGTAGAACAGAACATAATTGCGGAGGAGAACTACTTCCCAGGAGGAGAACCCTTCATGGTGTCCGAATTAGAGCAGGACTCTTACACAATGGGGAAAATGGACTCTATCAATGACATTGCAGGAATGGAAGGGGAGCCTTTCCTAGGTGGAGGTGCACAGCTCATTGAGGAACCAATCAGAAAGACGGGGACTGTGGTAGAAGAGCAGGAAAGACACATGGCAGCTGAGAAGGAACTCAGtccaaagaaagaaaacaaag CCACAAGGTGGAACTATTGCCCGGGTGTGATCCTGGAGGGGAAGTGTTACCAGTTCTTCAGAGGACCAAAGAAGGCTCAAGACGCTGAG TTTTTCTGCCAGGGCAATTTCCCAAATGGTCACTTGGCCTCCATCACTAGTCGGAACATCCACAGACAGGTGATGAACATGATGCTGCAGCAGAACGGAGCATACACACGCACATGGGTTGGAGGACTACGCTacctacag ACCAGTCGCTTCATCTGGCTGGACGGAGCTCACTGGAGTTATGCCGACTGGCTGGCAGGCGAACCCAACAACACGGCCGGTGTGGAGGACTGTGTGGAGCTGCTGGCCGTCG GAAACGGAAAATTCAACGACATGCCATGCTGGGACCTGCGAGCGTTCATATGTTCCTACTCTGGCTAG